Within the Achromobacter spanius genome, the region AGGCGCGGCGCTGCTCGGCGCTGGCGTGGGTGGTGAAGCGGTCGTGCAGGCGGCGCAGCAGTTGCTGGCGAAAACCCGCCGCCGCGGGCCAGTTGATCAAGGGTTGTGCGTCCAGCACAGGCAGGCGCGCCGGGGTCATGCCCGCCAGCGCGTCGCGCACGGCATCCGCGCCCAGGATGCCGGCGGGGTCGGCGTACAGCGTGTTCAGGAACAAACGGCTGGATGGCGAATACGGGCTGCACTGTGCCGGGTCCGCCGCGAACATGGCGTGCACGGGGCTGATGGCCAGCGCATCGGCGCCGGCCGCCCCGCTGGCGACGGCCAGATCGCGCAGGGCACCGAAATCACCAAAGCCGTGCGTGGCCTGTGTCGGGTCGGGGCCGGGGCGCCGCAGGCTGTAAACCTGTACGGCCAGGCCCCAGGCGCGGGCGTCCTGGGCTTGCAGCAGTTCATCCAGCGACGGCGCGCACGGCGGGCAGACGGCAAGGGTCGTAACGCCGGCCTGGGTGTGCACGGTGTAGTAGCCGGGGGTGGTTGGCGCGCGCAAGGTCGCGGCGGCGTCTTGTCCCGGTGTCGTGCGGCCAGAGAGGGCCGGCCCTGAAGCGGGTTCGATGCGATACGTACCGGCGCAGCCGGGCGGCAGCGGCACGGCCTCGCCCGGCAGGGCGATCAGCATCGCGGGCAGGTGCGCCTGCGCGCTCAGCGCGGCCAGGCGTTGGCGGCTGTCGCGGATGTCCGCCTCGGAATCGGCGGGCAGATCCATGGCGGCCAGCAGCGCGCGCAAGGTGTCGGGCGACACGCGGCGGGGGCGCTGGCCGGCGTCGGTCCAGTACTCGGCAATGCCGGCCTCGGCGGCCAGCTCGGACAGCCCCGCATGGGTGGCGGCGCTCATGCGGCGTCCTCCAGCAGCCAGACCGTGCTTTCTGAACAAAGGCTGCCTTGGCTCAAGGCGTCGAACGCGCCCGCGCGCGACTCGAACAGCAAGGACGAGAACAACGGCGGGGTGGTGGCTTGCTTGCGCGGCAAGGCAGCGGGCATCGGCCCCAGGTTGATGTACGCCGTCAGCAAGGCGCCGTCGCCCAGGCGCCAGCGGGCATGCACGCTGTGGTCGCCCACGGCACGGGCGAAGACGTTGCGCGCGCCATTCATTCGTGGCGCGATGAGGCGCAGGCGCAGGTCCAGCAGCGCGCGGTACAGGTCGCGCCACTGCTGTGCTTCCGGGTTGTCGGCCCCGGACCAGGGCGAGCTTTTCTGCCAGGTGGTTTCGGCGTTCGGGTCTGGCACGGGCTCGCCATTGGCGCCTGCAAACTCCGGGAACGCGGCGAATTCGCGCTGGCGGCCTTCGCGCACCGCCTGCGCCAGCGCCGGGTCGGTATGGCTGGTGAAGTACAGGAAGGGCGCGCGGCTGCCGGATTCCTCACCCATGAAGATCAGCGGAATCTGCGGCGCCAGCAGTTGTAGCGTGACGGCGGCGCGCAGGCGTTCGGCGTTTTCGGCAAGCTCGGTCAGCCGCTCGCCCCAGGCGCGGTTGCCGGTCTGGTCATGGTTTTGCAGGAACAGCACGAAGGCCGTGGGCGGCAGGTGGCCGCTGGGTTCGCCACGCGCGGCGCCTTGCCGGTAGCGCGAAGGCTGGCCTTGATACAGCCACCCTTCGGCCAGGCAGCGCGCCAGCGCCTGGGCGGGTTGTTCCGCGTAGTCGGCGTAGTAGCCGCGGGATTCCCCGGTCAGCAGGTGATGCAGCACGTGGTGCGCGTCGTCGTTCCATTGCGCGTCGTAGCCGTCGGTCAGCAGGCTGGCGCGGTTGTCGTCGTTTTCCAGCACCAGGTGCAGGTGGCGCTGCGCCGGCACCTGGCCACGGACAAAGCGCGCCAGTTCCACCAGCCAGTCGGGGTCGGTAATGGCGTGCACCGCGTCCAGCCGCAAGCCGTCAAAGCGGTATTCCGTCAGCCAGTACAAGGCGTTTTCTTCAAAGTAGCGGCGCACGGCGGGCTGCCGGAAATCAATGGCGGCCCCCCAGGGCGTGGATACGTCGTCGCGAAAGAAGGGCGCGGCGTATTGGGACAGATAGTTGCCGTCCGGGCCGAAGTGGTTGTAGACCACGTCCAGCATCACGCACAGGCCCAGCCCGTGCGCGGTGTCGATCAGGCGCTTCAGCTCGTCGGGCGTGCCGTAGGCGGTGTCGGGCGCGTAGGGCAGGACGCCGTCGTAGCCCCAGTTGCGCGGGCCGGGGAAGTCCGCGATGGGCATCAGTTCCAGCACGGTGATGCCCAGCCTGGCCAGCTCGGGCAGCCGTTCGGTCAGGCCGGCAAAGCCGCCCGCAAGACCCGGGTGCGCTTCGTAGATGACGGCTTCGCGCCAGGGGCGGCCCATCCAGGAGGCATGCCGCCAGGGGTAGGTGTCCGGCCCGACGACGACGCTGGCGCCATGCACGTCGCCATCCTGCAAGCGCGAGGCGGGGTCGGGCACCAGCAGGTCCTGTCCGATGCGATAGCGATAGCGCGCGCCGGGCTCGCAGTTCACATCCACCTGGGCGTAGCCGTCGGCGTCCGCTTGCAGCGCGATGGGAACGCGCCCCTCTATCACCAGGGCCAGGTCGGCCGGGGCCGACGGCGCCCACAGGCGAAAGCGCGTGCGGCCGTCAGGCAGCGGCAGCGCGCCATGGGTATAGGGTTCAGGCAACACGGTCATGAGGCACTTCCGGGGATGCAGGTGGCGGTCAGCAGGACCAGGCTGTGCGCCTCGACCGTGACCTCGGATTCAGAAACGGGGGCGGCGGGCACTTGCGTGGCCGAGTCCAGTTCACGCAGCCAGGCTTGGGCGGGTTCGGGCAGGGTGAAGGTGGCCGGCTCGGCGCTGGGGTTCATCAGCAGCAAGGAAATATCGGCGCTGCCATCTTCGCGCAGCGCCGCGCGCCGCAAGGCCAGGGTGCGCAATTGCGGGTCCTCCCAGGATTCCTGGTCGATGTAGCCGCCATGCGCGTCCAGCCAGCTGATGGCGCTGACGCCCGGGCAGATCTCCTGCGCCGCATCCCCAAAACGTGCTGCCCGCAGGCTGGGGTGATCGCGCCGCAGCGCCACCACCCGCGCCACGAAGTGGCTCAGCGCGCGGCCCGCGTCGCTCTGCGCCTGCCCCCAGTCCAGCCATGACAGCGGGCCATCCTGGCAATAGGCGTTGTTGTTGCCGTCCTGGCTGTTGCCGAACTCGTCGCCCGCCAGCATCATCGGCGTGCCGTCGGACAGGAACAAGGTGGCCAGCAAGGCGCGCTGCACGCGGCCGCGCCGTTCCAGAATGGTGGCGTCTTCCGTCGGTCCTTCCTCGCCCCAGTTGTGGCTGTAGTTCTCCGAGTGGCCGTCGTTGCCGTTTTCGCCGTTGGCCTCGTTGTGGCTGCCGTCGTAGCTGACCACGTCCTGGATGGTGAAGCCGTCGTGCGAGGACACGAAGTTGATGCTGGCCCAGGGGCGGCGGTGGCGGCGGTCGAAGATGTCGCGCGAGCCGCACAGGCGCGCGGCCATGTCGCCGCGCATGCCTTCGTCGCCGCGCCAGTAGCGGCGCACGGTGTCGCGGTAGCGGTCATTCCATTCGGCCATACCGGGCTGGTGGTTGCCTAGCTGATAGCCGTCGGGGCCTATGTCCCAGGGTTCGGAAATCAGCTTCACGCGGGCCAGCACGGGGTCTTGCAGCAAGGCGTCGAAGAAGCCCGAGCCCGGGTCAAAGCCCGTGCCTTCGCGGCCGAGGGTGACGCCCAGGTCGAAGCGGAAGCCGTCAATGCCATAAGACTGCGTCCAGTAGCGCAGGGAATCCATCACCATTTGCAGGACGCGGGGGTGCGACACGTTGACGGTGTTGCCGCAGCCGGTGTCGTTGATGTAGTAGCGTTCTTCCCCCGGCATCAGCCGGTAATAGCTGGCGTTGTCCAGCCCGCGCCACGACAGTGTCGGCCCCAGCTCGCTGCCTTCGCAGGTGTGGTTGTAGACCACGTCCAGAATCACTTCCAGGCCGGCCGCGTGCAGGCGCCGCACCGCCTGGCGCAGGTCGTTGGGGCCGTTTTGCAGATAGCTCGGTTCCGGCGAGAAGAACGACAGCGTGTTGTAGCCCCAGTAGTTGCGCAAGCCCCGTTCCAGCAGGAAGCGGTCTTGCAGGAAGGCGTGCACGGGCAGCAGTTCCACGGCGGTGACGCCCAGCCGGTGCAGGTGTTCGATAAAGCGCGGGTCGGCCAGCGCGGCGCAGGTGCCGCGCAGTGGCGGGCGCAAGTCCTCGCGCTGCATCGAGACGCCGCGCAGATGCACTTCGTAGAGGGTGGTGTCCGTCCACGGGGTGTCGGGGGCCTTGCTGTTGCCCCAGTTGAACGGCACGTCTTCGGTCACCACCGCCTTGGCCATGGCCGGCGCGCTGTCGCGGCGGTCCATCGACAGGTCGGCGCGCGCGTGATTCAGGCGGTAGCCAAAGAGCGCATCGCTCCAGCTGACCGGCCCGGTCATCTGGCGGGCGTAGGGGTCCAGCAGCAGCTTGTGCGGATTGAAGCGGTGGCCGTTGCGCGGGTCATACGGACCGTGGGCGCGATAGCCGTAGATCAAGCCCGGCTGCGCATCTGGCAGATAGCCGTGCCAGACCTCGTCGGTGCATTCGGGCAAATCGAAGCGGCGCAGTTCCTTGCGGCCACGCGCGTCAAAAATGCACAGTTCGATGCGGGTGGCGTTGGCCGAGAACACAGCGAAATTCACGCCCAGGCCGTCGCTGACGGCGCCAAGCGGATACGGCCGGCCGGTGGTAAGGCGGGTGAACTGAGTGGGGTCCATGGATTCAGCCTTGGTGCGTGAAGAACAGGGTGGCAAGCGGCGGCAAGGTCAGCGACAGCGACTGGGCGTGGCCATGGGCGGCTTGGTCCGAGGACTGCGCGGCGCCCTGGTTGCCTTGGCCCGAGCCGCCATACCAGCCGGCGTCGGTGTTCAGCGATTCCACCCAACGGCCCCCCAGCGGCACGCCGACGCGGTAGCCGTGGCGGGTGACGGGAGTGAAGTTGCAGACGGCCACCATCAAGGACGAACGGCCCCGGCGCAGGAAGGCGGCCACGCTGTTGTCGGCGTCGTCCATGACCAGCCAGGCAAAGCCGTCGGGTTCGTTGTCTTGTTCGTGCAGCGCGGGCGCCTCGCGATACAAGCGGTTCAAGTCGGCCACCAGGCGCTGCACGCCCTTGTGGCCGGCGTCGTCAAGCAGGCTCCAGTTCAGCGAGGCGTCGTGATTCCATTCGGCGGGTTGGGCCAGTTCACCACCCATGAACAGCAGCTTCTTGCCGGGGTGCGCCCACATGAAGCCCAGGTAGGCGCGCAGGTTGGCCAGCTTGGTGGCGGTGTCGCCCGGCATCTTGTTCAGCAGCGAGCCCTTGCCGTGCACCACCTCGTCATGCGAGAGCGGCAGGATGAAGCGTTCGGAATAGGCGTAGGCCATGCCGAAGGTGATGTCGTGATGATGGTATTTGCGATGGACCGGGTCTTCGTGCATGTAGCGCAGCGTGTCGTGCATCCAGCCCATGTTCCATTTGTAGTGAAAGCCCAGGCCGCCCTCGGCCACCGGGGCCGTCACGCCCGGCCAGGCGGTGGACTCTTCGGCCACCACGATGGCGTCCGGCGCCTGTTCACGCACCGTGCTGTTCAGCTCGCGCAGGAAGGCCACCGCTTCCAGGTTTTCGCGGCCGCCGTGTACGTTGGGGATCCATTCGCCGGGTTGGCGGCTGTAGTCGCGGTAGAGCATGGAGGCCACCGCGTCCACCCGCAGCCCGTCGATGTGGAATTCCCGCAACCAGTGCACGGCGCTGGCGATCATGAAGGCTTTGACTTCGGTGCGGCCCAGGTTGTAGACCAGCGTGTTCCAGTCGGGGTGATAGCCTTCGCGCGGGTCGGCGTATTCGTAGAGCGGCGTGCCGTCAAAGCGCGCCAGCCCGTGGGCATCATTCGGAAAGTGGGCGGGCACCCAGTCCAGAATGACGCCGATACCGGCGGCGTGGCAGCGGTCGACGAAGCGGGCGAAGGCGGCGGGCGGACCAAAGCGCGCGGACGGCGCGAACATACCCAGGGGTTGGTATCCCCAGGAGCCGCCGAAGGGGTATTCCATGATCGGCATCAGCTCCACATGCGAGAACCCCATGGCTTGCACGTAGGCGGGCAGCTTGTCGGCGAGCTGGTCCCAAACGCAGCGCTCGGCGTCGGGCGCGAGCCATGAGCCGGCGTGTACTTCGTAGATGGAAATGGGAGCGTGGCGCGCTTGGCGCTCTGCGCGTGAACGCATCCATGCGTCGTCCGTCCAGGAATAGGGGGTGGGGTCGTCAACGACCGAAGCGGTGGCCGGCGAGGGCTGGGCGCGGCGCGCCATCGGGTCGGCCTTGAATACGATGGCGCCCGCGTTGTCGGTAATGGCGAACTTGTAGCAATCGCCCGCCATGACGCCGGGAATGAACAGTTCCCACACGCCGGCCGCGTGGCGCAGACGCATGGGGTGGCGGCGCCCGTCCCAACTATTGAAGTCGCCCACCACCGCAACGCGGCGCGCATTTGGCGCCCAGACCGCGCAGCGCAGGCCGGGCACGCCGTCCATCTGGTCCAGCCGCGCGCCCAGCACGGACAAGGCGGCGCGCCAGTCGCCGCTGGCCAGGCCAGCAAGTTCGGCGTCGGACAGCACCGGGCCGAATGCGTAAGGGTCGGGCGTCAATTGTTCGGTGTCGGGCCATTGGATGGCCAATTGGTACGAGCCCGGGTCGCCGGGCCGGGCGTCTGGGACGGCCCCGGTGTACAGGCCCTGGGCTTGTTCGTGCAGCGGCAGGCGGGTGCCGTCGGCGGTTACGACCACGACCGCGCGGGCGCCGGGCACCAGCGCGCGCACCACGCCCTCGTGCGGCCCCAGGACCGAAAACGGGTCCGCGTGCTGCCCGCTGGCCAAGGCCTGCAAGCTGGCCGCATCAAGCTGGCCTGCGTCTGGAGAAGACGGCGGAGAAGGCGGCGGGGAAGGCGGCGATACGGCGCCGTTGTCATGACGATTCATCGTGATTGTTCCTCGGCGCTGATCGCCGCATCTTGCAAGAGTTCGCGTGCCAACTCGGTCAGGGCGCACAGCGGAATGGAGATCCAGTCGGGGCGGTGAGCGGCCTCGTAGCTGACTTCGTAGGCGGCTTTTTCCAATTGCGCCAGCTTCAGCAGCGTGTTCTCTTGCGCGGGGGGCAGCGCAATCTTGGTGGAGGCGGCCTCTTGGTAGCCCAGCAAAAATGCTTCCGCGGCACGCGAGCCAAAGCGCGCCAGCAGCGTGTCGCGCAGGTCCTGCGGCACGCCGGGGGCGGCCGACGAATCGCCGCCGCCCGTGTTGGCGTCCGTGGGCGCGCCGCCCATCGGGTCGCTGCGCGCCACCGACGCGGCGGCGTAGTCGAATGAACGCAGCATGCCGGCCACGTCCTTGTAAGGCGTCGTGATCGTGCGGCGGGTCTCCAGCGTCTGAATGGGCTCGCCTTCAAAATCGATCAGGTAAGCGTCCGTCTGCGCCACCAGCACCTGGCCCAGATGGAAGTCGCCATGCACCCGGATCAGCGGCGCGCCCGTCAGCGCCTGCGCCATGCTGTCCACGTGCTTGGCCAGGCGGCCATGATGTTCAAACAGCCATTGCGCGCAGGCGTGGGACGGCGGCTCCAGTCGGTCCTGCGTGGCGCGCAGGTCTTGTTCGGCGCGATCCAGTTGCGCGATGATGCGCGCGGCGTGTGCCTGCGCATCTTCCGTTGTGGCGGTATGGACGGGAAAGGCAGGGTCGTCCGAGTCCTGGGCCAGCGCGTTGTGCAGCTCGGCCAGGCGGCGGCCAATCGTGGTGGCCATGAAGGTATAGCCTTCCAGGCTGGCTTCGAATTCCTCGGGGCTGTGGCCGCCCAGCAGCGCGGCGCCCAGCGTGCGTTTCAGGGTGTCCAGCGTCCAGGTCCAGGCGTCGCCCTCATTGGTGACGAAGGCGTGCAGCACGGCCAGCGTGTGCGGTACGCCGTCGGCGTCTTCGCGCAGCACCTCGCCCAGCAGGGCGGGAATGTTGGCGTAGCCCGCGCGCGTCAGGTGGCGTGATATTTCCACTTCGGGCGATATGCCGGGCTGGACGTTGCGGATCAGTTTCAGGATGGCTTGCCCGCCAACGATGACGGAACTATTGGACTGTTCCGCGCTGATCCATTGCAGCGCGGGTTCCTCGCCGAAGTCCAGGTCGGCCAGGGCGGGTTCAGGCACGCAGCGGATGACGCCGGGCTTGTCGCCGGGTTTGCCGCCGTCGCGTCCGTCCAGGGCCTGGCTGGCGCGCAAGGCATCGACCACGCCCAGCACGAAGCCGGGTTGCAGGAAGGCGTCTGCCAGCGTGCCGACTTCCGCGCCCCGGCGGACGCGTGCAATGGGGTATTGCACCTGCGCGGTTTCATCCCAGACCAGAACGAAGGGAGCCTGGACGCGCAGGGGATGGCCCGCCGCGTTGGCGTTGTCGGCATCCTGGCCGCTGCCGCCATCCTCGGGTTCCACTTCGGCCCAGTAGTATTCGCCGCCATTGGCCTTGAAGGGCGTGGCGTAGGCCAGCCGGGCGCGCGACGGCGCCTTCGACCCCGGAAACCAGCGTTGGCGCGCCAGGTACTCGGGCAGCACTTCCTTTTCCAGCGTGCTGCGCGAGGCATCCGTCAACGCCGCGCCGCCGCGTGACTTCAAGACCAGGGTCGTCAGCTCGGGCATCTGCTCGGGCGCGCTGGCGTGCCAGCCCGGCGGGGCGGCGTCGGCGCTCAGGTCCATCCAGTAAAAGCCATACGGCGGCAGCGTCAGCAGATAAGGCAGTTCACCGATGGCCGGGAACGGGGTGCCGCCCAGCATTTCCACCGGCACGCGGCCGCTGAACGCTTGCAGCGGCAATTCCACGGGCTGCGCCGCGTTCGACAGGTTGGCCACGCACAGGATGATGGTGTCGTTCCATTGGCGCAGGTAGGCCAGAATCTTGCGGTTGCCAGGCTGGATGAAGCGCAGCGTGCCCCGGCCGAAAGCGTGGGTCTGGCGGCGCTGCGCCAGCATGCGACGCGTCCAGTTCAGCAAGGAATGCGGGTCGCGCTGCTGGGCCTCGACGTTGACGGCCTCGTAGCCGTACAGCGGCCCCATCAACACGGGCAGCGGCAGGCGCTCGGGGTCGGCGCGCGAGAAACCGCCGTTGCGGTCGGGCGACCATTGCATGGGCGTGCGTACGCCGTCGCGGTCGCCCAGGTGCACGTTGTCGCCCATGCCCAGTTCGTCGCCGTAATACAGCACCGGCGTGCCGGGCATCGACAAGAGCAGGCTGTTCATCAGTTCAACCCGGCGGCGGTCGCGTTCCAGCAAGGGGGCCAGGCGGCGGCGGATGCCCAGGTTGATGCGGGCGCGCGTGTCGGCGGCGTAGACGCTCCACAGATAGTCGCGTTCGCGGCTGGTCACCATTTCCAGCGTCAGCTCGTCATGGTTGCGCAGGAAGATGGCCCATTGGCAGGTGTCGGGTATGTCCGGCGTCTGCCGGATGATGTCGGTGATGGGAAAGCGGTCTTCCTGCGCAATGGCCATGTACATGCGCGGCATCAGCGGAAAGTGGAACGACATATGGCATTCGTCGCCGGTGCCGAAATATTCCTGCGCGTCCTCGGGCCATTGGTTGGCTTCGGCCAGCAGCAGGCGGTTGGGATATTCCTGGTCGATCACCGCGCGTATCTGTTTCAGCACCTGATGGGTCTCGGGCAGGTTCTCGTTGTTGGTGCCTTCGCGTTCCACCAGATACGGCACGGCGTCCAGGCGCAGCCCGTCCACGCCCATGTCCAGCCAATAGCGCATTACCGACAGCACTTCCTTCAGCACCTGCGGGTTGTCGTAGTTCAGGTCGGGTTGATGCGAATAGAAGCGATGCCAGAAGTAGGCGTTGGCTTCAGGGTCCCAGGTCCAGTTGGACTTTTCCGTGTCGCAAAAAATGATGCGGGTGCCGGCATAGGCCTTGTCGTTGTCCGACCACACGTAGAAATTGCGCGCCGCCGAACCGGGGCGCGAGGTGCGCGCCCGCTGAAACCAGCGGTGCTGGTCCGACGTATGGTTGACCACCAGTTCGGTAATGACGCGCAAGCCGCGCGCGTGTGCCTCGCGGATCAGCTTGCGCACGTCGGCCACGGTGCCGTAGTCGGGGTGCACGCCCCGGTAGTCGGCAATGTCATAGCCGTCGTCGCGCCGTGGCGACGGGTAGAACGGCAGCAGCCAGATCGTGTTCACGCCCAGGCTGGCGATGTAGTCCAGCTTCATGATCAGGCCGGGGACGTCGCCCACCCCATCGTCGTTCGAGTCGAAGAACGACTTCACATGCAACTGGTAGATGACGGCGTCCTTGTACCAAAGACCGTCATCTTTCTGGGGCTGGGTTTCACTGATCATTGTGGGCTCCGGGCGCGGTCAACCATGCAGGGACAGGCGCCAGACGCGATAGGGTTGGTCGGGGGACAGCGTCACGGTGCGCGTCGCGTCGCGCCAGGTGTCGCGGCTGTCCGTCAGCAGGTCTTCGACTTCAAGGTGGGCGGGCCGGTCCTCGCCGAATAGCCAGAACGGCACCGCCAGATGCATGGTCTGCGGGTGGAAAGGGTCCAGGCTGATGGCGGTAAGCACCACATTGCCCATGCCGGGCGTGGCCTTCACAAAGGCCAGCACGCGGTCGTTGCCGCTGGGCACCGCCGTCAGCCCGCGATGCGTTTGCAGCGCGGGGTTGGCGCGGCGGATCTGGTTCAGGCGCGCGATCTCGGCGCGGATGTTGCCGGGCTGGCGCCAGTCGCGCTGGCGCAGCTCGTACTTTTCGGAATCCAGGTATTCCTCTTTGCCCGGCACCGGCGCGGCCTCGCACAGTTCAAAGCCGCTATAGACGCCCCACAGCCCCGAGCCCATGGCGGCCAGCGCGGCCCGGATCAAGAAGCCAGGGCGGCCCGAAGTCTGCAAGAACACCGGGTTGATGTCGGGCGTGTTCACGAAGAAGTGCGGCCGGAAGAAATCTGCCGGGGGCGGGTGCGAGATTTCTTCCAGGTACGACTGCAATTCGGCGCGGTCATTGCGCCAGGTGAAGTAGGTGTACGACTGCGTGAAGCCCACCTTGGCCAGCCGATACATCATCTTGGGCTTGGTAAAGGCTTCGGACAGGAACAGTACGTCGGGGTGCTGCCCATGCACTTCGGCAATCAGCCATTGCCAGAAGGGCAGCGGCTTGGTGTGCGGGTTGTCCACCCGGAAAATGCGCACTCCGTTGTCCACCCAGAACAGCACCACGTCGCGCAGCGCGCGCCACAACGCCAGCTTGCGCGCGCGGCGCGGCGGGCCGCCATAGAACGACACGTTGACGATGTCCTGGTATTTCTTCGGCGGGTTCTCGGCATAGCGCAGCGACCCGTCCGGGCGCCACGAGAACCAATCGGGATGCTGCTTCAACCAGGGGTGGTCGGGCGAACACTGAATGGCGAAGTCCAGCGCCATTTCCAGGCCA harbors:
- the treS gene encoding maltose alpha-D-glucosyltransferase: MISETQPQKDDGLWYKDAVIYQLHVKSFFDSNDDGVGDVPGLIMKLDYIASLGVNTIWLLPFYPSPRRDDGYDIADYRGVHPDYGTVADVRKLIREAHARGLRVITELVVNHTSDQHRWFQRARTSRPGSAARNFYVWSDNDKAYAGTRIIFCDTEKSNWTWDPEANAYFWHRFYSHQPDLNYDNPQVLKEVLSVMRYWLDMGVDGLRLDAVPYLVEREGTNNENLPETHQVLKQIRAVIDQEYPNRLLLAEANQWPEDAQEYFGTGDECHMSFHFPLMPRMYMAIAQEDRFPITDIIRQTPDIPDTCQWAIFLRNHDELTLEMVTSRERDYLWSVYAADTRARINLGIRRRLAPLLERDRRRVELMNSLLLSMPGTPVLYYGDELGMGDNVHLGDRDGVRTPMQWSPDRNGGFSRADPERLPLPVLMGPLYGYEAVNVEAQQRDPHSLLNWTRRMLAQRRQTHAFGRGTLRFIQPGNRKILAYLRQWNDTIILCVANLSNAAQPVELPLQAFSGRVPVEMLGGTPFPAIGELPYLLTLPPYGFYWMDLSADAAPPGWHASAPEQMPELTTLVLKSRGGAALTDASRSTLEKEVLPEYLARQRWFPGSKAPSRARLAYATPFKANGGEYYWAEVEPEDGGSGQDADNANAAGHPLRVQAPFVLVWDETAQVQYPIARVRRGAEVGTLADAFLQPGFVLGVVDALRASQALDGRDGGKPGDKPGVIRCVPEPALADLDFGEEPALQWISAEQSNSSVIVGGQAILKLIRNVQPGISPEVEISRHLTRAGYANIPALLGEVLREDADGVPHTLAVLHAFVTNEGDAWTWTLDTLKRTLGAALLGGHSPEEFEASLEGYTFMATTIGRRLAELHNALAQDSDDPAFPVHTATTEDAQAHAARIIAQLDRAEQDLRATQDRLEPPSHACAQWLFEHHGRLAKHVDSMAQALTGAPLIRVHGDFHLGQVLVAQTDAYLIDFEGEPIQTLETRRTITTPYKDVAGMLRSFDYAAASVARSDPMGGAPTDANTGGGDSSAAPGVPQDLRDTLLARFGSRAAEAFLLGYQEAASTKIALPPAQENTLLKLAQLEKAAYEVSYEAAHRPDWISIPLCALTELARELLQDAAISAEEQSR
- the glgB gene encoding 1,4-alpha-glucan branching protein GlgB translates to MNRHDNGAVSPPSPPPSPPSSPDAGQLDAASLQALASGQHADPFSVLGPHEGVVRALVPGARAVVVVTADGTRLPLHEQAQGLYTGAVPDARPGDPGSYQLAIQWPDTEQLTPDPYAFGPVLSDAELAGLASGDWRAALSVLGARLDQMDGVPGLRCAVWAPNARRVAVVGDFNSWDGRRHPMRLRHAAGVWELFIPGVMAGDCYKFAITDNAGAIVFKADPMARRAQPSPATASVVDDPTPYSWTDDAWMRSRAERQARHAPISIYEVHAGSWLAPDAERCVWDQLADKLPAYVQAMGFSHVELMPIMEYPFGGSWGYQPLGMFAPSARFGPPAAFARFVDRCHAAGIGVILDWVPAHFPNDAHGLARFDGTPLYEYADPREGYHPDWNTLVYNLGRTEVKAFMIASAVHWLREFHIDGLRVDAVASMLYRDYSRQPGEWIPNVHGGRENLEAVAFLRELNSTVREQAPDAIVVAEESTAWPGVTAPVAEGGLGFHYKWNMGWMHDTLRYMHEDPVHRKYHHHDITFGMAYAYSERFILPLSHDEVVHGKGSLLNKMPGDTATKLANLRAYLGFMWAHPGKKLLFMGGELAQPAEWNHDASLNWSLLDDAGHKGVQRLVADLNRLYREAPALHEQDNEPDGFAWLVMDDADNSVAAFLRRGRSSLMVAVCNFTPVTRHGYRVGVPLGGRWVESLNTDAGWYGGSGQGNQGAAQSSDQAAHGHAQSLSLTLPPLATLFFTHQG
- the glgX gene encoding glycogen debranching protein GlgX, with product MDPTQFTRLTTGRPYPLGAVSDGLGVNFAVFSANATRIELCIFDARGRKELRRFDLPECTDEVWHGYLPDAQPGLIYGYRAHGPYDPRNGHRFNPHKLLLDPYARQMTGPVSWSDALFGYRLNHARADLSMDRRDSAPAMAKAVVTEDVPFNWGNSKAPDTPWTDTTLYEVHLRGVSMQREDLRPPLRGTCAALADPRFIEHLHRLGVTAVELLPVHAFLQDRFLLERGLRNYWGYNTLSFFSPEPSYLQNGPNDLRQAVRRLHAAGLEVILDVVYNHTCEGSELGPTLSWRGLDNASYYRLMPGEERYYINDTGCGNTVNVSHPRVLQMVMDSLRYWTQSYGIDGFRFDLGVTLGREGTGFDPGSGFFDALLQDPVLARVKLISEPWDIGPDGYQLGNHQPGMAEWNDRYRDTVRRYWRGDEGMRGDMAARLCGSRDIFDRRHRRPWASINFVSSHDGFTIQDVVSYDGSHNEANGENGNDGHSENYSHNWGEEGPTEDATILERRGRVQRALLATLFLSDGTPMMLAGDEFGNSQDGNNNAYCQDGPLSWLDWGQAQSDAGRALSHFVARVVALRRDHPSLRAARFGDAAQEICPGVSAISWLDAHGGYIDQESWEDPQLRTLALRRAALREDGSADISLLLMNPSAEPATFTLPEPAQAWLRELDSATQVPAAPVSESEVTVEAHSLVLLTATCIPGSAS
- the treZ gene encoding malto-oligosyltrehalose trehalohydrolase; translation: MTVLPEPYTHGALPLPDGRTRFRLWAPSAPADLALVIEGRVPIALQADADGYAQVDVNCEPGARYRYRIGQDLLVPDPASRLQDGDVHGASVVVGPDTYPWRHASWMGRPWREAVIYEAHPGLAGGFAGLTERLPELARLGITVLELMPIADFPGPRNWGYDGVLPYAPDTAYGTPDELKRLIDTAHGLGLCVMLDVVYNHFGPDGNYLSQYAAPFFRDDVSTPWGAAIDFRQPAVRRYFEENALYWLTEYRFDGLRLDAVHAITDPDWLVELARFVRGQVPAQRHLHLVLENDDNRASLLTDGYDAQWNDDAHHVLHHLLTGESRGYYADYAEQPAQALARCLAEGWLYQGQPSRYRQGAARGEPSGHLPPTAFVLFLQNHDQTGNRAWGERLTELAENAERLRAAVTLQLLAPQIPLIFMGEESGSRAPFLYFTSHTDPALAQAVREGRQREFAAFPEFAGANGEPVPDPNAETTWQKSSPWSGADNPEAQQWRDLYRALLDLRLRLIAPRMNGARNVFARAVGDHSVHARWRLGDGALLTAYINLGPMPAALPRKQATTPPLFSSLLFESRAGAFDALSQGSLCSESTVWLLEDAA